In uncultured Cohaesibacter sp., a genomic segment contains:
- a CDS encoding ABC transporter ATP-binding protein: protein MTPDILRLRHLHAGYQPDLPIINGIDLTIRQGEFVVLLGPNGAGKSTLVKAIAGLVPIHSGLVFLREENITHLPAHMKLHSGMTFVPQTENIFTQMSIRENLQISAQILPKQLRSERIEAMFAMFPDLAKRPSTRAGALSGGQRQMLAVARALITDPKLLILDEPSAGLSPMLVDEVFARISMINQTGITILLVEQNVRVGLNVASRGVILVEGKVAHDAPSDELRGDPVVAELYLGGGSEETAQ from the coding sequence ATGACGCCGGACATTCTCAGACTCAGGCATCTTCATGCCGGCTACCAGCCCGACCTGCCGATCATCAACGGCATAGACCTCACGATCCGACAAGGTGAGTTCGTCGTCCTGCTGGGACCAAACGGCGCTGGCAAGTCGACACTGGTCAAGGCGATTGCCGGTCTGGTACCAATCCACTCGGGGCTGGTGTTCCTCAGGGAAGAAAACATCACCCATCTGCCAGCCCACATGAAGCTGCACAGCGGCATGACCTTTGTGCCGCAGACGGAAAACATCTTCACCCAGATGAGCATCCGCGAAAATCTGCAGATCTCGGCCCAGATCTTGCCCAAACAGCTCCGTTCAGAGCGCATCGAGGCAATGTTCGCGATGTTCCCCGATCTCGCCAAACGTCCGTCCACACGCGCCGGAGCCCTTTCGGGCGGCCAGCGGCAGATGCTTGCGGTGGCCCGCGCCCTCATCACCGACCCGAAACTGCTGATCCTTGACGAGCCATCCGCCGGTCTGTCCCCAATGCTGGTCGATGAGGTCTTTGCCCGGATCAGCATGATCAACCAGACCGGCATTACCATCCTGCTGGTCGAGCAGAATGTTCGCGTCGGGCTCAATGTCGCGTCCCGCGGGGTGATCCTCGTTGAGGGCAAGGTCGCCCATGACGCTCCCTCGGATGAGCTCAGGGGCGATCCGGTGGTCGCCGAGCTTTATCTGGGCGGTGGTTCCGAGGAGACAGCGCAATGA
- a CDS encoding GntR family transcriptional regulator, which produces MKNLLKADQAGDDKAIPGLGSIARGSLQERVYQELARSLMHGVFAAGQVLRMQALADTLQVSIMPVREALARLVSEQALEMMPNRSTRVPLITSERLEDLARVRCLIEGELVRLATPHTDAATLQSLRDMTAACEAAFQKPLDDEQVSVTSGLNYQFHFTVYGMAGSDVLLPIVRSLWMQSGPFVRASALVYGRNPSLTAVHHHWALIEALAAGDAEAAVEALHADITQSFNLLRSDIAEGEGDD; this is translated from the coding sequence ATGAAAAACTTGCTAAAGGCAGATCAGGCAGGCGATGACAAGGCGATACCGGGGCTGGGGTCCATTGCACGGGGATCCTTGCAGGAACGGGTTTACCAGGAACTTGCCCGATCACTGATGCATGGCGTCTTTGCTGCCGGTCAGGTGCTGAGGATGCAGGCGCTGGCTGACACGCTGCAGGTTTCCATCATGCCGGTGCGTGAGGCGCTGGCGCGGCTGGTCTCGGAACAGGCATTGGAAATGATGCCCAACCGCTCGACTCGCGTGCCGCTGATCACCTCCGAGCGGCTGGAAGACCTTGCCCGGGTCCGCTGCCTCATCGAGGGGGAACTGGTGCGGCTGGCCACCCCGCACACCGATGCAGCCACGTTGCAAAGCCTGCGCGACATGACCGCCGCCTGCGAGGCCGCGTTCCAGAAGCCTCTCGATGATGAGCAGGTCAGTGTAACCTCCGGGCTCAATTATCAGTTTCATTTTACCGTCTATGGCATGGCCGGGTCGGATGTGTTGTTACCGATCGTGCGCAGCCTGTGGATGCAGTCCGGCCCCTTTGTGCGCGCCTCCGCGCTCGTCTATGGCCGCAATCCCTCCCTGACCGCCGTGCATCATCACTGGGCTCTGATTGAGGCGCTTGCCGCTGGCGATGCCGAGGCTGCCGTTGAGGCGCTGCATGCCGATATCACCCAGTCCTTCAATCTGTTGCGCAGCGACATAGCCGAAGGAGAGGGCGATGACTGA
- a CDS encoding branched-chain amino acid ABC transporter permease, with translation MTLQPIMDGLVNGSIIGLGAIGVTLTYSILRFANFAHGELLSWGAYLALTVSAALGALLPGLGTPIGPFSFGWSVPIAMIASMILTGLVALTVDWLLFGRLRNAGSAQIILVMSSFGAALALRNLLEFIYTSSPAYFTTALQIARPILPGLRATPDQLLVLVLAVVMVIAVHLLLTRSAAGRSMRAVSENPALASLAGIDTRAVIRMVWMLGAALAAVGGVMSGVVVQIRPTMGLDLLLPLFAASILGGIGSVPGAMLAGLMVGLAEAFTVQIIGAEWRAAVSFVILVAMLLLRPQGIFGKAAA, from the coding sequence ATGACCCTGCAACCAATCATGGATGGCCTTGTCAACGGCTCGATCATCGGCCTTGGAGCCATTGGGGTCACCCTCACCTATTCCATCCTGCGTTTTGCCAACTTCGCCCACGGCGAGCTCCTGTCTTGGGGGGCCTATCTGGCCCTCACGGTCAGTGCCGCGCTCGGCGCCCTGTTGCCCGGCCTTGGCACCCCGATCGGCCCTTTCTCCTTTGGCTGGTCCGTGCCCATCGCCATGATTGCCTCGATGATTCTCACCGGTCTTGTCGCCCTGACGGTCGACTGGCTGCTGTTCGGGCGCCTGCGCAATGCTGGCTCGGCCCAGATCATTCTGGTGATGTCGTCTTTCGGCGCGGCCCTTGCGCTGCGCAACCTGCTTGAATTCATCTACACCTCAAGCCCTGCCTATTTCACGACGGCACTGCAGATTGCTCGGCCCATCCTGCCTGGTCTGCGCGCCACGCCGGACCAGTTGCTGGTGCTGGTGCTGGCCGTGGTCATGGTGATCGCCGTCCACCTGCTGCTGACCCGGTCCGCTGCGGGCCGCTCCATGCGGGCGGTGTCGGAGAACCCGGCGCTTGCCAGCCTTGCCGGAATCGACACGCGGGCCGTCATCCGCATGGTTTGGATGCTCGGGGCAGCGCTGGCTGCCGTTGGCGGCGTCATGTCCGGCGTTGTCGTCCAGATCCGCCCGACCATGGGGCTGGACCTGCTGCTGCCGCTGTTTGCCGCCTCCATCCTCGGTGGTATCGGCTCGGTCCCCGGTGCCATGCTGGCCGGGCTGATGGTGGGACTGGCAGAGGCCTTCACCGTGCAGATCATCGGGGCTGAATGGCGGGCAGCGGTTTCCTTCGTCATCCTCGTTGCCATGCTGCTGTTGCGGCCGCAGGGTATCTTCGGAAAGGCTGCGGCATGA
- a CDS encoding ABC transporter substrate-binding protein, with protein MLPAMACDVEVGMVMELTGPAGVYGQAGAKAVEMAFKDINDAGGVLGCSLKADTRDSQSQGNVAVDQATQLVNIKHVPVVIGGIISSVSLPILTSVTAPAKVVQVSPASSSPTLTQLGKEGKTGGYFFRTITSDALQGTAAAQYAIDKGLKKLAIIHVNNDFGVNMMREFSSAFEALGGEITSVTAYNEKQANYSSEATAALSGDPEALYLVSYPVDGATIARAWISNGGPQKFLLNDGMNSSDFIKAVGAQYLNEAYGTSSGTDETASTKYFYDNFAAVSGGIAPDAPAADRSYDAGAIVGLAIAKAGEAKADKIRDAIFEVTGTEGTPIYAGPEEFKKALELIKKGEKIRYEGVIGPVGFDQYGDITGPFRLWKIADGSIETTGMMQADEVAAIKAKVAK; from the coding sequence ATGCTGCCCGCCATGGCGTGTGACGTCGAAGTGGGCATGGTCATGGAACTGACAGGGCCTGCCGGTGTTTACGGTCAGGCTGGTGCCAAGGCCGTTGAAATGGCCTTCAAGGATATCAACGATGCTGGCGGTGTGCTGGGCTGTTCGCTGAAAGCCGACACCCGTGACAGCCAGAGCCAGGGCAACGTGGCCGTTGATCAGGCAACGCAGCTGGTCAACATCAAGCATGTGCCGGTCGTCATCGGTGGCATCATCTCCTCGGTTTCCCTGCCGATCCTCACTTCAGTGACGGCGCCTGCCAAGGTGGTTCAGGTTTCTCCGGCTTCCTCTTCCCCGACGCTCACCCAGTTGGGCAAGGAAGGCAAGACTGGCGGCTATTTCTTCCGCACCATCACCTCTGATGCTCTGCAGGGAACGGCTGCGGCGCAGTATGCCATCGACAAGGGCCTCAAGAAGCTGGCGATCATTCACGTCAACAATGACTTCGGCGTCAACATGATGCGTGAATTCTCCTCTGCCTTCGAGGCACTCGGCGGCGAAATCACGTCCGTTACTGCCTATAATGAAAAGCAGGCCAACTATTCCTCGGAAGCCACAGCAGCGCTGTCCGGCGATCCGGAAGCGCTCTATCTCGTCAGCTACCCGGTTGACGGAGCCACCATCGCCCGTGCCTGGATCTCCAACGGCGGCCCGCAGAAATTCCTGCTCAATGATGGCATGAACTCCTCCGACTTCATCAAGGCAGTCGGCGCGCAGTATCTCAACGAAGCCTATGGCACGTCTTCGGGCACCGACGAGACCGCTTCGACCAAATATTTCTATGACAACTTCGCCGCCGTCTCTGGTGGTATCGCACCGGATGCTCCGGCCGCCGACCGCTCCTATGATGCTGGTGCTATTGTCGGTCTGGCGATTGCCAAGGCAGGCGAAGCCAAAGCTGACAAGATCCGTGATGCCATCTTCGAAGTGACTGGGACCGAGGGGACCCCAATCTATGCCGGTCCGGAAGAATTCAAGAAGGCGTTGGAGTTGATCAAGAAGGGCGAGAAAATCCGCTATGAAGGCGTGATCGGTCCGGTTGGCTTTGACCAGTATGGCGATATCACCGGCCCGTTCCGCCTCTGGAAGATCGCGGACGGTTCCATCGAAACCACTGGCATGATGCAGGCTGATGAAGTGGCCGCCATCAAGGCCAAGGTCGCCAAATAG
- a CDS encoding TIGR04076 family protein, which translates to MTDSFELWDLRVEVVAPEGGPIYCGAKVGDYFELHGEMIHMPPGQGFSLYSLAALLPLLPAKQRDTHPNDWMSTDAEVACPDPNCSTRFRITRTRKRSFRHAETTAVPLDAPKAPESET; encoded by the coding sequence ATGACTGACAGCTTTGAATTGTGGGATCTCCGCGTGGAAGTCGTGGCCCCCGAAGGCGGGCCGATCTATTGCGGCGCCAAGGTTGGCGACTATTTCGAACTGCATGGCGAGATGATCCACATGCCTCCCGGACAGGGATTTTCCCTCTATTCGCTGGCGGCGCTTCTGCCTCTTTTGCCAGCCAAACAACGCGACACGCACCCCAATGACTGGATGAGCACCGACGCCGAGGTTGCTTGCCCTGATCCCAATTGCAGCACGCGATTCCGGATCACGCGCACCCGCAAGCGCAGCTTCCGTCACGCGGAAACAACAGCCGTGCCGCTTGATGCGCCCAAGGCGCCAGAAAGCGAGACCTGA
- a CDS encoding aldo/keto reductase, whose translation MIRVPRYSLTPDYEISRVIRGGWQLAGGHGAIDKKAAVDDLLVTAEAGIVTFDCADIYTGVEEIIGAFRKVYGDRHGAEALDAIHVHTKCVPDLDKLTSLTRVQLQETIDRSRVRLGVERLDLVQFHWWDYELGDWLEAMHWLHEFQQEGRLRFLSCTNFDSDHVATMKAEGLPLATIQLQYSLLDRRPEKRMASLAAAHDFHFLCYGTVAGGFLSDRWLGVAEPQGELENRSLTKYKLIIEDFGGWELFQSLLQTLRSIADRHETDISTIASAAVLTRPHVAGVIVGARNRSHLDANLGIGAVTLSPEDLSRIEAILDQSTPLEGDVYTLERDRFGRHGSIMKYNLNKE comes from the coding sequence ATGATCCGAGTTCCAAGATACAGCCTGACGCCGGACTATGAGATATCGCGCGTCATCCGCGGTGGCTGGCAGTTGGCCGGTGGTCATGGTGCCATTGACAAAAAGGCCGCTGTCGATGATCTGCTGGTCACGGCAGAGGCTGGGATCGTCACCTTCGACTGTGCCGATATCTACACCGGCGTTGAAGAGATCATCGGGGCGTTCCGCAAGGTTTATGGCGACAGGCATGGGGCCGAGGCGCTGGATGCCATTCATGTCCATACCAAATGTGTGCCCGATCTCGACAAGCTTACCAGCCTGACCCGTGTGCAGTTGCAGGAAACCATTGATCGCTCGCGCGTCCGTCTGGGCGTAGAACGGCTTGATCTGGTGCAGTTCCACTGGTGGGATTATGAGCTGGGAGACTGGCTTGAGGCGATGCATTGGCTGCATGAGTTCCAGCAGGAAGGTCGCCTCAGGTTCCTCAGCTGCACCAATTTCGACAGCGATCACGTCGCCACCATGAAGGCCGAAGGGCTGCCACTGGCTACGATCCAGCTGCAATATTCGCTGCTGGACCGCCGCCCGGAGAAGCGCATGGCCTCGCTTGCCGCAGCGCATGATTTCCATTTTCTGTGCTATGGCACGGTGGCCGGTGGCTTTCTCTCCGACCGCTGGCTGGGCGTGGCTGAACCTCAGGGCGAGCTGGAGAACCGGTCGCTGACCAAATACAAGCTGATCATCGAGGATTTCGGTGGCTGGGAGCTGTTCCAGTCGCTGTTGCAGACCCTGCGCAGCATTGCCGACCGGCATGAAACCGACATCTCGACCATTGCTTCGGCCGCCGTTCTGACCCGTCCCCATGTGGCTGGCGTCATCGTTGGGGCGCGCAACCGCAGCCATCTCGATGCCAATCTGGGCATTGGCGCGGTCACGCTGTCGCCGGAAGATCTTTCCCGGATCGAGGCCATTCTCGATCAGTCGACCCCGCTTGAGGGCGATGTCTACACATTGGAGCGCGATCGTTTCGGGCGGCACGGGTCCATCATGAAATACAACCTCAACAAAGAATAG
- a CDS encoding ABC transporter ATP-binding protein, with protein sequence MEGRQSAQDARPSDEEPILKARSLSRSFQGFKAVDDLSLDLHQGEIMGLIGPNGAGKTTMFNMLAGSLLPTSGTIHLKGQDISREGAEKRLRRGLGRTFQIPRPFPEMTVLENVLCGAQDQSGEKAISAFFRPARSRRDEAQALEKARHLTDFLMLSHLENEKARVLSGGQRKLLELARILMADPKVILLDEPAAGVNPTLLQDIMTRIVTLNEQGVTILLIEHNMDMVARLCSRVMVMALGQKLAEGAPDVVIRDPEVVRAYLGDAA encoded by the coding sequence ATGGAAGGCCGACAAAGCGCGCAAGACGCACGGCCATCGGATGAAGAGCCAATTTTGAAAGCCCGGTCTCTCAGCCGCAGCTTTCAGGGCTTCAAGGCAGTGGATGATTTGTCCCTTGATCTCCACCAAGGTGAAATCATGGGCCTCATTGGCCCCAACGGCGCGGGCAAGACCACCATGTTCAACATGCTGGCCGGATCCCTGCTCCCCACATCGGGCACGATCCACCTCAAGGGGCAGGATATCAGCCGCGAAGGAGCCGAGAAGAGACTGAGACGCGGCCTTGGCCGGACGTTTCAGATCCCCCGCCCCTTTCCCGAAATGACCGTGCTTGAAAATGTGCTCTGCGGTGCGCAGGACCAGTCTGGCGAGAAGGCCATAAGCGCCTTCTTTCGCCCGGCCAGAAGTCGCCGCGATGAAGCACAGGCGCTCGAAAAAGCCCGCCACCTGACGGACTTCCTGATGCTCTCCCATCTGGAGAACGAGAAAGCCCGCGTGCTTTCCGGCGGGCAACGCAAGCTGCTGGAGCTGGCACGCATCCTGATGGCCGATCCCAAGGTCATCCTGCTCGATGAACCGGCGGCCGGCGTCAACCCGACCCTGCTTCAGGACATCATGACCCGCATTGTCACCCTCAATGAGCAGGGCGTGACCATCCTGCTCATCGAGCACAATATGGACATGGTGGCCCGGCTGTGTTCCCGGGTCATGGTGATGGCTCTTGGCCAGAAGCTGGCCGAAGGAGCCCCCGACGTGGTTATCCGCGACCCGGAAGTTGTCCGCGCCTATCTGGGAGATGCCGCATGA
- a CDS encoding aldo/keto reductase, whose product MSDTPDRIDLAPGLNISRLVCGLWQVADLEKDGDLLDPAETAPRLAAYAEAGFDSFDMADHYGSAELITGALLANSPKNTSIRAFTKWCPEPGPMTPEVVRAGVQERLDRLGVAKVDLLQFHWWSFEDPRWLDAMHELEKLRDEGLINAIGVTNFDAAHLALALEEGIRIVSNQVSFSLVDRRAAGPLSALCTKYGIKLLAYGTLCGGFISEKWLGKPEPIEIADWSRMKYKRFIDTAGGWGSFQALLAAADAIARKHCVSLSNVASRWVLEHPSVAATIIGARITEAEHRASNLNVFKFQLDAEDHAALDAAFAGMTPVPGDCGDEYRKPPFLTASGDLSHHLSSIAPVNPSVPDPKLEDRARVFSGSKWEPLAGYCRAIRVGDRILVSGTTATHGADHIVAPNDAASQTTYILDKIVGAIRAHGAGPEHVVRTRVYLVDVEDCEAVSIAHGRFFSEVCPANTLLQVAKLVGPYRVEIEAEAVLPPSKA is encoded by the coding sequence ATGTCTGACACACCTGATCGTATCGATCTCGCCCCCGGGCTCAACATTTCCCGCCTCGTCTGCGGCTTGTGGCAGGTTGCCGATCTGGAAAAGGACGGAGACCTGCTCGACCCGGCAGAGACCGCCCCACGCCTTGCCGCCTATGCCGAGGCGGGCTTTGACAGCTTCGACATGGCCGACCATTATGGTTCGGCGGAGCTGATCACCGGCGCCCTGCTGGCCAACAGCCCCAAGAACACGTCGATCCGTGCCTTCACCAAATGGTGCCCGGAACCTGGGCCCATGACGCCGGAAGTCGTCCGTGCCGGTGTACAGGAACGCCTAGACCGCCTCGGCGTAGCCAAGGTCGATCTGTTGCAGTTCCACTGGTGGAGCTTTGAAGACCCGCGCTGGCTTGACGCCATGCATGAGCTGGAAAAGCTGCGCGATGAAGGGCTCATCAATGCCATCGGCGTCACCAACTTCGACGCCGCCCATCTGGCACTGGCACTTGAGGAAGGGATCCGGATTGTGTCCAACCAGGTCAGCTTCTCCCTCGTCGATCGCCGCGCAGCAGGGCCGCTCTCCGCGCTCTGCACCAAATATGGCATCAAGCTGCTGGCCTATGGCACCCTTTGCGGCGGGTTCATCTCCGAGAAGTGGCTGGGCAAACCGGAGCCGATTGAGATCGCCGACTGGAGCCGGATGAAATACAAGCGCTTCATCGACACCGCCGGTGGCTGGGGCTCCTTCCAGGCGCTGCTGGCAGCCGCCGATGCCATTGCCAGAAAACACTGCGTCTCACTTTCCAACGTCGCCAGTCGCTGGGTGCTGGAACACCCCTCTGTCGCAGCAACCATCATCGGGGCACGCATTACAGAGGCCGAACATCGGGCCAGCAACCTCAATGTCTTTAAGTTCCAACTCGACGCCGAAGACCACGCCGCTCTTGACGCTGCCTTTGCCGGGATGACACCCGTACCGGGTGACTGTGGCGACGAATATCGCAAGCCCCCCTTCCTGACAGCATCAGGCGACCTGTCCCACCACCTCTCCTCCATTGCACCGGTCAACCCCTCTGTGCCAGACCCGAAGCTTGAGGATCGCGCCCGCGTTTTCTCCGGCTCCAAATGGGAACCTCTGGCGGGATATTGCCGTGCCATCCGCGTTGGGGATCGCATTCTCGTCTCCGGCACGACGGCAACGCACGGTGCGGACCATATCGTCGCGCCAAACGACGCCGCCTCCCAGACAACCTATATTCTGGACAAGATCGTCGGCGCCATCCGGGCCCATGGTGCCGGACCGGAGCATGTGGTGCGGACCCGTGTCTATCTCGTTGATGTGGAAGACTGCGAAGCCGTATCCATCGCCCATGGTCGCTTCTTCTCCGAGGTTTGCCCGGCCAACACCCTGTTGCAGGTGGCAAAGCTCGTCGGCCCCTATCGGGTGGAAATCGAAGCGGAGGCCGTGCTGCCACCCTCAAAAGCCTGA
- a CDS encoding branched-chain amino acid ABC transporter permease, whose protein sequence is MIDLLSYGAFFLTMALTYAVICLGLNLQWGQTGLFNVGVAGFVAVGAYVSSILTTPAIDGRLGGFDLPIVIGWLGGGLGAGFLCFLLGALTMRLRSDYLAIATFGAAVVIQLALLNLEGITGGPFGIGFIPRPFGTLAEQPGLFAAANLAVLIVLVLVCYLALQHLTRSPWGRVLRALREDEEAAKALGKDPVTYRLQAFAIGGFVMGLGGAAQAHFIGFIAPDNYLPTLTFQVWTMLIVGGSGNMRGAILGAILVWAIWALSGSLVASIFPPDQQARAASLQIVLIGVALCLVLLLRPYGILGEAGTLRAPLRRALRRAPNSLSEGQKTNV, encoded by the coding sequence ATGATCGACCTTCTCTCCTACGGCGCCTTTTTCCTCACCATGGCCCTGACCTACGCGGTCATCTGCCTCGGCCTCAATCTGCAATGGGGCCAGACCGGCCTGTTCAATGTCGGCGTTGCCGGTTTCGTCGCCGTCGGGGCCTATGTTTCCTCGATCCTGACAACGCCCGCAATCGACGGACGACTGGGCGGGTTCGATCTGCCGATTGTCATCGGCTGGCTCGGCGGCGGGCTGGGCGCAGGCTTCTTGTGCTTCTTGCTCGGAGCCCTCACCATGCGCCTGCGATCGGACTATCTGGCCATCGCCACCTTCGGTGCGGCTGTGGTCATCCAGCTCGCCCTGCTCAATCTGGAAGGCATCACCGGCGGTCCCTTCGGCATCGGCTTCATTCCCCGCCCCTTCGGCACTCTTGCCGAACAGCCCGGCCTGTTCGCCGCAGCCAATCTTGCCGTGCTGATCGTGCTGGTGCTGGTCTGCTATCTCGCCTTGCAGCACCTGACTCGCTCTCCGTGGGGGCGCGTTCTGCGGGCCTTGCGGGAGGACGAAGAAGCGGCCAAGGCGCTGGGCAAGGATCCCGTCACCTATCGCCTGCAGGCCTTCGCCATCGGCGGCTTCGTCATGGGGCTTGGTGGCGCGGCACAGGCCCACTTCATCGGCTTCATCGCGCCGGACAACTATCTGCCGACCCTCACCTTTCAGGTCTGGACCATGCTGATTGTCGGCGGATCAGGCAACATGCGCGGTGCTATCCTCGGTGCGATACTGGTCTGGGCGATCTGGGCTCTGTCCGGCAGCCTCGTGGCCAGCATCTTTCCGCCCGACCAACAGGCCCGCGCTGCCTCCTTGCAAATCGTGCTCATCGGCGTTGCCCTCTGCCTTGTGCTGTTGCTACGCCCATATGGAATCCTGGGCGAGGCAGGCACCCTGCGCGCGCCCCTGCGGCGGGCCCTGCGCCGCGCTCCCAATTCTCTCTCTGAAGGACAAAAGACAAATGTCTGA
- the efeU gene encoding iron uptake transporter permease EfeU: MLATLVIGLREGLEASLIVGIIAAFLDRNHQSMRPMWIGVLLAILISLMVGIGLHMVEKALPQAQQETLETLIGVVAIFFVTGMIAWMNSHGGAMRGELEARAAVTISKPGSYALASMAFLAVLKEGFETSVFLLATFSVAQSAAWAAVGATLGLLLSVVIGWGIYIGGVKINLSRFFRITGAFLILVAAGLCVSTLRTAHEAGWLNAGQQQILDLSWLVAAGTMRSALITGMLGIPPDPRLIEGLGWCLYLLPVALLIYWPQSHRPGLSGSGRIKIGVALLCLTVSAFLFLLSPTPSIRFPNTAARVMVRKADVASASLSDQGALVLARPDNIGTLTLSLPLPQSEATQGEHDGLPSRLWDINSKSEPSGLPEELTYSEIVKLSGGRKPIGLNPTRYPGPYQVRWLHALQASVWTTNGILFDASGRNSLTMTLNDGGLLSPRTLSVRSIPQDLKTDLVLPLGRWHVSDDHISRVQTALVNFKIAQDEWTFWARILPTILAFISVFLALFGARNLAQARRLAPERFHSNIGQDADDTAAKGHHHAA, from the coding sequence ATGCTGGCTACACTCGTCATTGGCCTGCGTGAAGGGTTGGAAGCCTCTCTTATCGTTGGCATCATCGCGGCTTTCCTCGATCGAAATCATCAAAGCATGCGTCCGATGTGGATTGGCGTCCTGTTGGCTATCTTGATTTCCCTTATGGTCGGCATTGGCCTGCACATGGTCGAAAAGGCCCTGCCCCAAGCCCAGCAGGAGACGCTGGAAACGCTGATTGGCGTGGTCGCAATCTTCTTCGTGACTGGCATGATCGCGTGGATGAACAGCCACGGCGGCGCTATGAGAGGCGAGCTTGAAGCAAGGGCTGCCGTGACCATTTCAAAACCGGGCTCCTACGCACTGGCCAGCATGGCCTTTCTCGCCGTCCTCAAAGAAGGCTTTGAAACCAGCGTATTTCTTCTGGCAACCTTTTCCGTGGCGCAATCGGCGGCTTGGGCCGCTGTTGGCGCGACCCTGGGGCTGTTGCTGTCAGTCGTGATTGGTTGGGGCATCTATATCGGCGGGGTAAAAATCAATCTCTCCCGATTTTTCCGGATAACAGGTGCCTTTCTTATTCTGGTGGCCGCTGGCCTCTGTGTTTCTACTTTGCGAACGGCTCATGAAGCTGGCTGGCTCAATGCAGGCCAACAACAGATACTCGATCTGTCGTGGCTGGTAGCAGCCGGAACCATGCGCTCGGCACTGATAACGGGAATGCTGGGCATCCCTCCTGATCCCAGACTGATCGAGGGACTTGGCTGGTGTCTCTATCTGCTACCTGTTGCGCTCCTCATCTATTGGCCGCAATCCCATAGACCGGGCCTTTCTGGTTCTGGCAGGATCAAGATTGGTGTTGCTCTGCTTTGCCTTACTGTTTCCGCATTTCTTTTCCTTCTCTCGCCAACCCCTTCGATCCGTTTCCCGAACACCGCAGCAAGGGTGATGGTGCGCAAGGCCGATGTCGCCAGCGCCAGTCTATCGGATCAGGGCGCATTGGTTCTGGCTCGACCCGACAACATCGGCACGCTGACTCTGTCTCTGCCCCTCCCCCAGTCTGAGGCCACCCAAGGTGAGCATGACGGGCTGCCTTCCCGGTTGTGGGACATCAACAGCAAAAGCGAGCCCTCCGGTTTGCCTGAAGAGTTGACCTATTCTGAGATCGTCAAATTATCAGGAGGCCGCAAGCCGATAGGCCTCAATCCGACGCGCTATCCCGGCCCCTATCAAGTCAGGTGGTTGCACGCGCTACAGGCAAGCGTCTGGACAACCAATGGCATTCTGTTCGATGCCTCTGGCCGAAATTCGCTGACGATGACCCTCAACGATGGTGGATTGCTATCCCCCAGAACCCTGAGTGTGCGCTCGATACCGCAGGATTTGAAAACCGATCTGGTTCTGCCTTTGGGGCGTTGGCATGTCAGCGACGACCACATCTCGCGGGTCCAGACAGCTCTCGTCAATTTCAAGATCGCTCAGGATGAGTGGACGTTCTGGGCCCGTATTCTGCCCACCATTCTAGCCTTCATTTCTGTTTTTCTAGCGCTGTTTGGCGCCCGGAATCTCGCTCAAGCCCGACGCCTCGCTCCGGAGCGTTTTCATTCCAACATTGGCCAAGACGCCGACGACACTGCAGCAAAAGGACATCATCATGCAGCGTAA